In Candidatus Flexicrinis affinis, the following are encoded in one genomic region:
- a CDS encoding PD40 domain-containing protein: MLVLVAGTALSQPPAPLLTFGRGEIVSAAWAPDGQSVWIGTTAGTWQLDANLQEIAAHPHITYAALSPDGTKLAGAALGGEVGVGIWFQAMQSG; the protein is encoded by the coding sequence GTGCTTGTGCTGGTAGCAGGTACTGCGCTTTCACAGCCACCCGCCCCACTGCTCACGTTCGGACGCGGCGAGATTGTCAGCGCGGCGTGGGCGCCGGACGGCCAGAGCGTGTGGATCGGCACGACGGCCGGGACGTGGCAGCTCGACGCAAACTTGCAGGAGATCGCCGCGCACCCGCACATCACCTATGCCGCGCTCAGCCCGGACGGCACGAAGCTCGCCGGGGCGGCGTTGGGGGGTGAAGTGGGTGTGGGGATCTGGTTTCAGGCGATGCAGTCTGGGTAG
- a CDS encoding transposase, with protein sequence MSDVGRCYDNAMQESFWGTLKTECADRPFATRAAARKAIFEYIEVWYNRQRRHSALGYLSPADFEQLACP encoded by the coding sequence ATGAGTGATGTCGGGCGCTGCTATGACAACGCCATGCAGGAGAGCTTCTGGGGAACGCTGAAAACCGAGTGCGCCGACCGTCCGTTTGCGACACGCGCGGCAGCTCGCAAGGCGATCTTCGAATACATCGAGGTGTGGTACAACCGTCAGCGGCGGCATTCAGCCTTGGGCTATCTCAGCCCTGCTGATTTCGAGCAACTCGCTTGCCCCTGA